GCGGCGCGAGTGAGGTGATCTCTGCCGAGTCGCCGCCGATGTGGGTGGCCGACTCGGTCGGCGCTCCGCCGCCCATTCTCTCGGTTGAAGTCAACCACTGGCTCTTTCGCGCCGCCATGGCTTTGTGCCGCGTTCGCCCGCCAGACTTGCTCTATCTCACCCTCACCGATTACGCCCAACATAAGTTTGCGCCGGAGACTGAAGAGTCACAGGCCAATATCGCGACTCTCGACTCGTTGTTGGGCGATCTTCTCAACACCGGCCCGGAGTTCACGGTGGTCGCCGCCGCCGATCATGGGATGCGGGCCAAGACGCGCGGTCTCGATCTCGGCAAGATTCTGGCCGGGGCCGGGATCGCCGCCGAGGCGATCCCGATCATCAAAGATCGCTATGTGGCCCATCACCAGAATCTTGGCGGCTCGGCGTATGTGTATCTGGAGAACACAGCCCAACTGGCAGAGGCGGCTGCCCTGTTGCAAGCCGAGCCGGGCGTGGAGTCGGTTTGGGAACGGGAGTCGGCGGCGGCGGAGTTTCAACTATATCGTGATCGGATCGGCGATCTGTTCCTGCTGGCATCCGAAGAAGCCGTGTTCGGGTCGTTGCCTTCGGCGCGCGAAGAGGTGGCTGTTCGTTCGCATGGATGTTTGCACACCCGTCCGGTTCCTATTATCGGTTACGGCCCCGGCCTGCCGAAGGAGCCATTCAAGTTCAATTACGAAGCGGCGAGTTGGATTGAGTGGTGAGATCACCGCGCCAGCGCGATGCACACGCCGCCGAGAGTGATTGTCGCCGCCGCTGTGAGGCGCAGGCCGCGCGCCGGTTCACGGAAGATCAGCGCGCCGGCGATCACGCCGATGACGATGCTGAACTGGCGCATGGCGACGACGTAGCTGGTGTGCGTGCTGAGTTGATACGCCCACAACACCAAGCCGTACGCGCCGAATAACAGCGCGCCGACGATCAGCGCCCGTTTCCAATCGGTCTGGCCATGCGTGGCGGCGGGCAGGCGCAATACAAACAGAAACAGCACGTAAAACGCCCACGACAAAAAGGTCTCGTACAACCCGTAGCGCAAAGCACTCAGCGCGCCCGGCGGCAGAGCTTTGGCTGCGGCGCTGTCGGCCACCGAGTAGCCCGCCGTTGCCAGCGCCGTGAGCAGAGTCCAGAACAAGGCGCGGTTCCAGTAGCCCGCGGGCTTGAAGTCGCGGAGCGAGTTGAGAGGCAGGAAGATCGCGCCGATGGAAACGAGGCCGATGCCCAGCCAGCCGAGCGGCGCGGGCGGGTTGCCGCCAACAAGATCGGCCAGGGCAACCAGCACGGCGGGCAGGCCGCGCGCCAGCGGGTAAACGATGGTGAAGTCGCCGGTTCGATAACCGAGCGACAACCCGATGAAATACAACCCTTGAAACGCCCCGGCCACAAGCAGATAGCCCCAAACAACGGGCAGGACTGTCACGCCGGAAAATTCTGCCGCCAGCGTCGGGATCAAGCCGATGATTGAAATTGAGAACAGGGCGCGGATCAAAATATCGGAGCCGCGCTGGTCGCGGACGATAAGGTTCCACCCGGCGTGCATGAAGGTGGAAATGAAGACGATGGTGAGGGCAAGAGGAGGCATGGGGCTGAGGGGCGAGTTGAAGCGGGACGAGATCTTCAAACATGGCTTGCACGTCATCTTCGTCCGGCTTGCGGCTATAGACTTCCTGACAGCGCTCGTTCACCGCCAGGAGTTGATAAATTTTGCGGATGTGGGCTTTTTTGTGCGCCCATCGGCGCGCGCTTCTTCGATTGGGATAAGCGCCTTTTGGCGTTTGTAGACCTCTATGTGACTTTGTGTTTAACCGCCAAACTGTTTGATGATCAGCACCGCATTGTGACCGCCAAAACCAAAGGCGTTGCTCATCACCACATTAACTTTTGCCTCGCGGGCGGTGTTCGGCACGTAGTCGAGGTCGCAGTCAGGGTCGGGAGTCTGGTAGTGAATGGTGGGCGGCATGACATTGTCGCGAATGGCCAGGGAGGCAAAGATGGCCTCCAGCGCGCCCGTCATGCCCATGATGTGGCCGGTCATGGATTTGGTGGACGAGATTGCCACCTCGTAGGCTTTCGACCCGAAGGCGGCCTTGATGCCTCGCGTCTCGGCGGCGTCGTTGAGGGGCGTGCCGGTGCCGTGGGCGCTGATGTAGTCCACGTCGCCCGGATCGAATTTGGCATCCTGCAAAGCCAACCTCATGGCGGCGGCGCTCCCCACGCCTTTCTCTTCAGGGGCGGTGATGTGAAAGGCGTCGCCGGTTGCGCCGTAGCCGGCCAGTTCAGCGATGATGTTAGCGCCTCTGGCCTGTGCGTGCTCAAGCGCCTCCAGGATGATGATCGCCCCGCCTTCGCCCATTACCAGGCCGTCGCGATTCTTGTCGAAGGGTTGAGGCGTCATCGAGTAGTCGTCGTTGCGGCGGCTCATCGCGCCCAGCCGGTCAAATGCGCCAATGCCCACTTTGGAGATCGAGGCCTCGCTGGCCCCGGCGATGGCGGCGTCAATCTCACCGCTCCGGATCATTTTGAAGGCCAGGCCGATTCCATCGGCGCCCGAAGCGCAGGCCGAGAGCACGGCCAGGGCCGGGCCTTTCGCGCCGGTGTCAATGGCGATGAGGCCACTGGCCCCGTTCGCCATCAACTTTGGAATCGTGAACGGGTCCACCCGGCGCGGGCCGGAACTGTTGATGGTTTCGACCGCCTCTTGCAGGGAGATGATGCCGCCTGCGCCCGAACTGACGAACACGCCGACTCGGGTGGCGTTGTCCTCGCGAATCTCCAGGCCCGAATGAGCCAGCGCTTCTTTGGCGGCGGCAGTGGCGAACTGCTGAAACCGGTCGCGGCGGCGGGCTTCTTTGGGATCCATGAATTGCGCCGGGTTGAAGTTCTTGACCTCGGCAGCGATTTTGACCAGGAAGTGGGTGGTGTCGAAGGCGGTGATCGGGCCGACGCCGCTACGCCCGTTGAGGCAGGCTTCCCACGAGTCCTTGACACTTAACCCCAGCGGGGTAACAGCTCCCAGTCCGGTGATGACAACACGACGAGCCATAATTGCGAGTCCTCTTTGTCAGAAATGACGATGGACGATAGATGATGGACGATGAAGATGTCGTCTATTGTCCGTCGTCAGTCGTCTTTACCTGGTGTGTATTCTCCCTCAACCCACTCTTCGCCGCCCGGCCCCACTTCTTTTTTCCAGACCGGCACAATCTCTTTCAAGCGATCAATGCCGTAACGCGCCGCTTCGAACACGCCGGTGTCACGGTGGGCGGCGGAGCAGGCGATGAGCACAGTCGGCGTTCCCGGGTCGAGGCGGCCAATCCGTTGAACAATGGCAATGCCTTCCACTGCCGGCCAGCGCCCGCGAATTTCGTCGGCCACCTGCTTCATCTTGGCTTCAGCCATTGGCACATAAGATTCGTATTCCAAATACGATGTCTGGTGCGCCTCGCCGCGCCTTGTAATGCCGCGCACCATGCCGGTGAACACACAGGCCGCGCCCGTGCTGGACAGAGTGATGCCGGCCACCAGCGCGTCCAGGTCGAGTGCATCGTTAGTAACCCGAAAAAAGGTAGGAAGTTGCGGCGCTGGATTGTCGGCATTGTCGGCCCCACCAGAAACCGGCGGGAACAACGCTACTTCGTCGCCCTCGGCCAGCTTATCTTCGGCGAAGGCGAACTCGTGATTGCGGGAGACGAGGGCGGTGGGCAAAGCCGGAATAAGGGCCGGGAAGCGGTTGCCCAGTTCGGCTTTGAGGTCGGCCACCGTGGCCGAGTCGGCCAACATCATTTCAGCCTTGTGGGTCTGCGCCCGATCTTTGAGGGTGGCAAAAAACAAAACGTTGATCTTCATGCGACGTAATCGCTCTTTCCGCCGTGCTTCTCGATCAATCGCACGTTCGTAATTTGCATCGTCTTCTCGGCGGCTTTCGCCATATCGTACACCGTGAGCGCGGCCACCGAGACGGCGGTCAGGGCTTCCATCTCAACGCCCGTTTTCCCTGTCGTTCGCACTGTTGCTGTGATCTCCACGCCACTGCGATTTCCCTCTTTTCCTTGATTTCCCTCTATAGTTTCCTTCAACTCAAGTTGCACGTCAATATGTGTGAGCGGCAGTGGGTGACAGAGCGGGATTAACTCGGCGGTGCGCTTGGCGGCCATCACCCCAGCCAGTTGGGCCACGGTGAGCACGTCGCCCTTCTTCATCGCCCCGGCGCGGATCAGGGCCAGGGTCTCCGGCTTCATTCGCACTTCGCCTTTGGCCACCGCCACGCGCTCGGTGTCGGGCTTGCCGCCTACGTCCACCATGCGGGCCTTGCCTTCGGAATCAAGGTGAGAGAGTTGGGACATGCTGTGATTATAAATACTGAATACCGAATACTCAATACCCAATAACTTGCTGAGTCTTGTGTATTCGGTATTGAGTATTGTTGGTATAATCCCGCCCGTGCTTAACTCTCTGAAGAATTTTACGGCGGGCCTGACCCGCACCCGGCAGGCGGTGTTTGGCCGCATTGCCAACATCGTCGGGGCCAGCGAGATCAAAGATGAGACGTGGGAGGAGTTGGAAGCGACTCTCATTCAGGCTGATCTCGGTCTGGCCGTCTCCAGCGAGTTGATCGAACGACTCAAGGGACACGTCGCCGGTGAAGGCCTGACGAAAGAACATGACCTGCGCGCCTTTTTGCGAACCGAGTTGATGGCCCTGCTCGACGCGCCGCCGCATCCGCCGCTCAAAGGCGAGCCGGCGGTTTTACTGATGGTGGGCGTCAACGGCTCGGGCAAGACGACGACGACGGCTAAACTGGCGAAGCTCCTCCGCGAGCAAGACAAACGCAAGCCCATCCTGGCCGCCGCCGACACCTTTCGCGCCGCCGCCATCGAACAACTGAAAGAATGGGGCGACCGGTTGGGCGTAGAGGTGATTGCCACCCAGCCCGGCGGCGACCCCGGCGCCGTCGTCTTCGACGCCATTGCCGCCGCCCGCGCGCGGGGCAGTGATCTCGTCATCGTGGACACGGCGGGCCGCTTGCACACCAAGTTCAACCTGATGGAAGAGTTGAAGAAGGTGCGCGGCGTGGCCGCCAAAGCCAGCCCCGGCGCGCCGCACGGCGTGTACCTGGTGCTGGACTCGACGACGGGCCAGAACGCGCTGGCGCAGGCCAAAGCTTTCAAGGATGTGGCCGGGGTGACCGGCGTGGTGCTCACCAAACTCGACGGCTCGGCCAAAGGCGGCGTGGCCTTTGCCATTCGCCGCGAACTCAACCTGCCGATTCTTTACGCCGGGCTGGGTGAGCGGGCGGAAGATTTAGCGCCGTTCGACCCGGCGGCGTTTGTGGATGGACTTTTAGAGTAAAACGTATTGCGTAGCGCGTATTCCGTAGTCCGACGATACGCAATACGCCATACGCAATACGGAACTTTTCCCAATGCAAGACCTTCTCCTCAGACTCAACGAAAGCGACACCCAAGCCCAGCGTTTGCTGGAGCGTCTTTGACCTGGCCAACAAAGAAAAACGTCTGGCCGAGCTGGAGACTCTGGCCTCCTCCCCCGATTTTTGGAACAACCCGGACGCGGCCCGAGCCGCGATGCGCGAACTCTCGGAACTACGGGAGACCGTCACTCAGTGGCAAAACTTGCTCCGCCGTCTAGCCGACACCCACGAACTGGCCGGGCTTGGCGACGAGTCACTCCGGGCCGAACTCGAAACTGAAGTGGCCACCATCGAAGCCGAAGTTCACCGGCTCGATTTCGAATCGATCTTCTCCGACAAAC
This genomic window from Chloroflexota bacterium contains:
- a CDS encoding alkaline phosphatase family protein — protein: MSYQVEVDAPRQLNYSCAVHTRLVICLDGIGPEYLAASQTPTFDELGRRGWFAIGQGAMPSVTNVNNVSIVTGGPPSLHGITANYYFDRATSGSVYMESADFILAPTMFEKATRRGRRSAVITSKDKLRTLIARGASEVISAESPPMWVADSVGAPPPILSVEVNHWLFRAAMALCRVRPPDLLYLTLTDYAQHKFAPETEESQANIATLDSLLGDLLNTGPEFTVVAAADHGMRAKTRGLDLGKILAGAGIAAEAIPIIKDRYVAHHQNLGGSAYVYLENTAQLAEAAALLQAEPGVESVWERESAAAEFQLYRDRIGDLFLLASEEAVFGSLPSAREEVAVRSHGCLHTRPVPIIGYGPGLPKEPFKFNYEAASWIEW
- the fabF gene encoding beta-ketoacyl-ACP synthase II, whose protein sequence is MARRVVITGLGAVTPLGLSVKDSWEACLNGRSGVGPITAFDTTHFLVKIAAEVKNFNPAQFMDPKEARRRDRFQQFATAAAKEALAHSGLEIREDNATRVGVFVSSGAGGIISLQEAVETINSSGPRRVDPFTIPKLMANGASGLIAIDTGAKGPALAVLSACASGADGIGLAFKMIRSGEIDAAIAGASEASISKVGIGAFDRLGAMSRRNDDYSMTPQPFDKNRDGLVMGEGGAIIILEALEHAQARGANIIAELAGYGATGDAFHITAPEEKGVGSAAAMRLALQDAKFDPGDVDYISAHGTGTPLNDAAETRGIKAAFGSKAYEVAISSTKSMTGHIMGMTGALEAIFASLAIRDNVMPPTIHYQTPDPDCDLDYVPNTAREAKVNVVMSNAFGFGGHNAVLIIKQFGG
- a CDS encoding molybdenum cofactor biosynthesis protein MoaE, with protein sequence MKINVLFFATLKDRAQTHKAEMMLADSATVADLKAELGNRFPALIPALPTALVSRNHEFAFAEDKLAEGDEVALFPPVSGGADNADNPAPQLPTFFRVTNDALDLDALVAGITLSSTGAACVFTGMVRGITRRGEAHQTSYLEYESYVPMAEAKMKQVADEIRGRWPAVEGIAIVQRIGRLDPGTPTVLIACSAAHRDTGVFEAARYGIDRLKEIVPVWKKEVGPGGEEWVEGEYTPGKDD
- the moaC gene encoding cyclic pyranopterin monophosphate synthase MoaC, which encodes MSQLSHLDSEGKARMVDVGGKPDTERVAVAKGEVRMKPETLALIRAGAMKKGDVLTVAQLAGVMAAKRTAELIPLCHPLPLTHIDVQLELKETIEGNQGKEGNRSGVEITATVRTTGKTGVEMEALTAVSVAALTVYDMAKAAEKTMQITNVRLIEKHGGKSDYVA
- the ftsY gene encoding signal recognition particle-docking protein FtsY: MKNFTAGLTRTRQAVFGRIANIVGASEIKDETWEELEATLIQADLGLAVSSELIERLKGHVAGEGLTKEHDLRAFLRTELMALLDAPPHPPLKGEPAVLLMVGVNGSGKTTTTAKLAKLLREQDKRKPILAAADTFRAAAIEQLKEWGDRLGVEVIATQPGGDPGAVVFDAIAAARARGSDLVIVDTAGRLHTKFNLMEELKKVRGVAAKASPGAPHGVYLVLDSTTGQNALAQAKAFKDVAGVTGVVLTKLDGSAKGGVAFAIRRELNLPILYAGLGERAEDLAPFDPAAFVDGLLE
- a CDS encoding PCRF domain-containing protein translates to MRNTPYAIRNFSQCKTFSSDSTKATPKPSVCWSVFDLANKEKRLAELETLASSPDFWNNPDAARAAMRELSELRETVTQWQNLLRRLADTHELAGLGDESLRAELETEVATIEAEVHRLDFESIFSDK